The proteins below are encoded in one region of Helianthus annuus cultivar XRQ/B chromosome 2, HanXRQr2.0-SUNRISE, whole genome shotgun sequence:
- the LOC110895133 gene encoding F-box protein At3g57590 — protein sequence MKTLEAEQSLTADCQSYKKAKILIPSEIVEDIFSRLPIKSILRFRSLSKPWLLRLSSPSFTKLHSTRPHRTSLFISAHDRSARKQHLLSAPLDGEPVTHLMTLDYVDYYDITEAQHLNGLVCFALVKYCSGDDCYYAQIFVVNPSTHNIFKLPEQVPDFSNSRGCYLFGFEESKNEHKILIITDIFKSGTLEIMIYSMSDYSWRKIDVEPPIGFHWDSLAFKVDGYCISVCVNSVVHLLLLDTYDILGFDLRTEKFFIINAPQGVIDYEAQSNYYPDLIKINGCIGVVFDDRDHVLEKNGMDIWVLQDYENRVWVREIIIFPESLIKLGCPFPIDSVNMDEIIFFSFSKLSGNVINVHVYNRKSRCFKSVQLTPGHQFPLSRTFDFGHISCYVERMVPL from the coding sequence ATGAAAACCCTAGAAGCAGAGCAATCCTTGACGGCAGATTGTCAATCGTACAAGAAAGCAAAGATTTTAATCCCAAGTGAAATCGTGGAAGACATCTTCTCCAGACTCCCCATCAAATCCATACTTCGATTCCGATCCCTCTCTAAACCATGGCTATTGCGCCTCTCCAGTCCATCATTCACCAAACTTCACTCCACTCGCCCTCACCGCACCTCCTTATTTATTTCTGCTCACGATCGTTCCGCTCGAAAACAACACCTGCTCTCCGCCCCTCTTGACGGTGAGCCCGTCACTCATCTCATGACACTCGACTACGTTGATTATTATGATATAACAGAAGCTCAACATTTGAACGGGTTAGTATGTTTTGCTTTGGTCAAATATTGTTCCGGTGACGATTGCTATTACGCTCAAATTTTCGTTGTAAACCCTAGCACGCACAACATTTTTAAACTCCCTGAACAAGTTCCAGATTTTTCCAATTCAAGAGGGTGTTACTTATTTGGGTTTGAAGAGTCTAAAAACGAACATAAGATTTTAATCATCACGGATATATTTAAATCTGGTACCCTAGAGATTATGATTTACTCTATGTCAGATTATTCATGGAGAAAGATCGATGTAGAGCCTCCTATTGGTTTTCATTGGGATAGTTTGGCATTCAAAGTCGACGGTTACTGCATCAGTGTTTGTGTGAATAGTGTAGTGCATCTATTGCTTCTAGATACATATGACATATTGGGGTTTGACTTGAGAACAGAGAAGTTTTTCATAATTAACGCTCCTCAAGGTGTAATTGATTATGAGGCGCAAAGCAATTACTATCCTGACCTCATAAAAATCAATGGCTGTATTGGAGTTGTTTTTGATGATCGTGATCATGTGTTGGAAAAAAACGGGATGGATATATGGGTATTACAAGACTATGAAAACCGTGTTTGGGTCAGAGAAATAATTATATTCCCCGAGTCTTTGATCAAGTTAGGTTGCCCTTTCCCTATAGATTCTGTTAATATGGACGAGATTATCTTTTTTTCCTTCAGCAAGTTATCCGGGAATGTGATAAATGTACATGTCTACAACAGGAAGAGTAGATGTTTTAAATCAGTACAACTCACCCCAGGTCACCAATTTCCGTTGTCAAGAACATTTGACTTTGGACATATCAGCTGTTATGTTGAAAGAATGGTGCCTTTGTAG